Within Deferrivibrio essentukiensis, the genomic segment ATTTTGCTTTTGTAAGTCTTAATACCCCTTTTAAATCTTTTAACAAAGAGTGTGAGTTTGATGAGTCAGGAATTAAAGATGCAATTGTTAATGCTGACTTTGCAATAGCAGAAACAGGGACGCTTGTAGTAGACAGCACTGAAGAAAAAATCAGATTGGCTACTACTTTGGCTGAAAATCTATCTCTCGTAATTTATGCTTCAAATATGGTTGCAAAACTTGAAAATATAGTTTCATATATGAACGATAAAAACAGTGCCGACAATGCATATATCGCATTTATTACAGGTGCAAGCAGGACAGCAGACATTGAAAGGGTCTTGACGATAGGTGTTCATGGGCCTGTCTCCCTTACTTGCTACATTATAGAAGATTTATAGGAGTCAACAAATATGAAAATAAAGCAGGAAGTTAAAAAGAAATTAAATGATAAAGTACTTTATACAAATCTTAAAAATTTTGCATCCAATTACAAAGTATCAAGGCAAAATGCCCTTACGGGACTTGACTTTTTTAAACTGAGAAATGACATCTACAAATCAAAAGATTTCAGTAAAGAAGAGATTATAGCCCTGTTTGAAGAGTTTAAGCAGCATGTTGAAAAATCTGGATGTACGGTTTTACACGCAGAAGATGCTTTAACTGCAAATAAACTTATTACTGAAATCTGTAAAAAACATAATGCAGAATATATTGTTAAATCAAAATCTATGACAAGCGAAGAGATAAAGCTCAATCATTATCTTGAAAAACAGGGGCTTAAACCGATTGAAACTGACCTTGGAGAGTGGATTTTACAAATTGCAGGAGAGCATCCCTCACATATGGTTATGCCTGCAATACACAAAACAAGACAGCAGGTAGCAAAAATTTTTGAAAAACATACAGGGGAAAAGATTAACCCCGATGACATAGACAAGATGGTCAAAATAGCAAGAAAATATCTGAGAGAATACTATTTCAAGGCTGCAGTAGGGATAACCGGTGCAAATGTAGCAGTTGCATCTTCAGGCACAATCGGAATAGTTACAAATGAGGGGAATGCAAGACTATCCTCTACTGTCCCTCCTGTACATATAGTATTGGTAGGATATGAAAAACTTGTTAAAAACTTTTCCGATGCAATGAAAATAATAAGACTTTTACCTAAAAGCGCCACCGGTCAAAACATAAGCACATACGTGACATGGATAAAAGGCTCAAACCCTTCATTTAAAAGCGATACAGGAAATAAACACACTTACTATATATTTCTGGATAATGGCAGGTTGAGCTTCTTTGAACATCCTTTTTTAAAAGATGCATTAAAATGTATAAGATGCGGCTCATGTGCAAACGTATGCCCTGCTTATGAAATGGTGGGAGGTCATGTCTTTGGAGATATTTATATTGGTGCAATTGGACTTATTTTGACTTCGATGCTTCATGATGAAAAGAAAGCAAAAGAAATACTAAGCCTTTGTATCGGCTGCAAAGCCTGCTCTTTCAACTGCCCCGCCGGGATAGATTTACAATCGATTATCTCAGATTTAAATGTTTATATGGGTAAAAAATATTCAGTTAACCCCGTTAAAAAATTTATTTACTCTGCTGTAATGAAAAATCCTGCAGTTTTCAAAACAGCAATGAAGACAGCCTCATTTTTACAAAAACCTATGCTTGATGAGACCAAAGAAAATATTAAAAACATTCCTTACATCCCTAAAGAGCATAATTTTAGAAAATTACCTTCAATTAAGACAAAAACATTTAGCGAGCTTTTCACAGAAAAAAAATTTGGTGAGTTTAAATCTTCAAAAAAAGTATTTTTCTACCCAGGATGTGCCGTAGAATATTTTTTCCCTGATATGGGGGTATCTATGGTAGAGGTTTTACAAAAAACAGGTTATCAGGTGGATATTCCTAAAGCTCAAGTCTGTTGCGGACTGCCGGCAATACACGCAGGGGATGGAGAAAGCGGGAAAAAAACAATATTGAAAAATATAAAACATATGGGCAACCCTGACGATTATGAAGCATTTTTGGTATTGTGTCCAAGCTGTGGAATGGCTATCAAGGAAGATTTTAAAAAATATACCCTCGACTATATTGCAGAATTTAAAAAATCGGAAAAAATTGGTAAAAAGGTAATGTCATTTGCCAATTTTTTAAAGATAAACAATATCCGCTTTCAAAATGAAGATGATAAAAAGTATACCTACCACACACCTTGTCATCAAGGCAGAGGCTTAGGATTTGTGCCGGAAGAATTTTTAAAGGAAACATTCGGAGAAAATTTTATACCTTTAAAGGATAGTGATGTTTGCTGCGGCTTTGGAGGCTCATTTTCAGTAGATTATCCAGGTATCTCGGCAGGAATCCTTGATAAAAAGATTGAAAATATAATTAACACTAAGGCAGACTGTCTATTGACCGACTGCCCCGGATGTGTAATGCAGATTGACGGCGGTCTCAAACAAAAAGGTGTCAATGTAAAGGTAAAACATTTAAGCGAAGTTTTAAGCAACCTAAAAATCCAAAAAAAGTAACAAAAAATATTCCTGTTACTCTATTTTTGTGCTATTATTTAATAAAAGAGATAGGGGTAGCATTTTGCAAAAATTTATTTTTAATTTATTTTTAACCGTATTGTTTCTGTTATCCATGTCAATTATGACATATTTTTATTTTGATAAACAATCCTATGATAATCTTATAAACAATTACAACTCAAAAATTATCAATGAATTTGAGACAGGATACAACAGCATTTACAAAGTATTTGAAAATACAAGCAAAACTCTATACTCCGCTTATATTACAAACAATGAAATTCTTGAGATGTTGTATAAAGGGATGTATTTAAAAAAGGATGAAGATAAATACAGAAAACTTTTAGAGACAAAATTCAGCAGCATATATGAGGAATTAAAAAAAATCGGCTTTACCCAAATCCATTTTCACACACACGACGGCTACAGCTTTTTAAGAATGCACATGCCTAACAAATATGGAGATTATCTCGCAGATATAAGGCCATTAATAAAAAAAATTACCAAAGAGCAAAAATTTATTTCGGGCTATGAAGTAGGTGCGCACGAAGGGGGATTCAGATTTATCTTCCCTCTTTTTTATAACAATATATATATTGGCAGTGTAGAAACAAGTGTCCCGATAGAAAACTATCTCCAATATCTTTCAAATGAGCTAAAAAGCCGATTTACGGTTATATATCATGGAGAAGCACTTAAGCCTATAGACAAACAATTATTCAAGAAAAAGTTTAGAAAAATATCGGATAATAATGACCTTTACTTTGATATTAATCTGCCAAATAGTATTCTCGATAAATATGCTTTGGAGATTATAAAAAAAGACCTTTATAAGGGGGATGCCCATATAAAGCCTTTTGCCATAAACTTTGAAGAGGATAAAAAAATGTGTTCACTTATTTTTATCCCCCTAAATGGGGTTGACGGGCATTATATAGGACATATTGTCAAACACATAGACTCACCCGAACTTAGAGTAATAAAAAGGGATTTCTACTATAAAATAGTTTCATCATCTACTATTTTTATCTTTGTAACTGCCTTTATAATATTTGTAATATTAAGAAATAAAAAACTCTCAAAAGAGATAACATTAAGAAAGAAAGTCCAAAATGATTTGGAAAATATAAATAAAAAATTTGAAATAGTAATAAAAACTAGCGGTCAAATTATTTATGATTATAATCTTGATACTGGAGAGATAAAAGGATATGGGGCAATAAAAGAGACTCTGGGCTATTCTGAAGAAGAATTTTCATCCGGAATATATGCAAATTTTAAACAGTTTTACCACCCTGAAGATATTGAAAGTGTTAATAAATTTATCAACAGCATTGCAGATAAAGGTAGCAAGGGGCATATTACTTACAGATTGAAAAGAAAAGACGGCAGCTTTGCAACTTTTCAAGATGAAGCTACATTTGTCCATTTTGATACGGAGCGTCATATCTTTGGCGTAATGAAAGATATTACTGAAAAAATTGCAATGGAAGAGCATTTAAAACGTGCACAACAGTTGGAGGCGATAGGGATTTTGGCCGGAGGGATAGCCCACGATTTTAACAATTATCTATCAGGCATTTACAACTACCTTGAAGTTTTAAGGCTCAGTTGCCAAGACCCGAAAATTGATTCAATTACTGGAAAGATAATCGGCTCTTTAAGTAGAGCTAAAAGCCTTACTACTCAGCTTTTGACATTTTCAAAGGGTGGAGAGCCTGTTATAAAAATATTCAATATTAAAAAATTAGTAGAAAATATTGCTGATTTTGCATTAAGCGGCTCAAGCCTGAAATATACAATCACGAGTGACGATAATTTACTATGCTCTTTGGGGGATGAAAATCAAATAGGACAGGTTATTGAAAATATTTTGATTAATGCAAGACAAGCTGTTGAGTCAAATGGTGAAATCAAAATTGAGCTAAAAAATATCTCTAACGATGAAGCGGTAAGATTTTTTCATAATACTGGGCTTAAAAATGACAATTATGTCCTAATTACTATTTCAGACAATGGCAAAGGGATAAATGAGGAAAATTTAGACAAAATTTTTCAACCTTTTTTCACTACAAAATCTAAGGGGCATGGGCTTGGACTTTCTATAGCATACAACATTATCAAAAAACACAATGGTGATATAACTGTAAAGTCACAACCTAATGAGGGGACAACATTTTATATAGCTATTAAGGCTACAAATGAAAAATGCCCGAAACAGGATATCAAGATTGAACCAAAATCAGACAAAAAATTAAATATTCTCATTATGGATGACGAAGAGGAGATACTTGATTCCC encodes:
- a CDS encoding LutC/YkgG family protein; amino-acid sequence: MTNTDTLLEKFIEKAKDVQTICIKTDKEAFKNILKEKNFAFVSLNTPFKSFNKECEFDESGIKDAIVNADFAIAETGTLVVDSTEEKIRLATTLAENLSLVIYASNMVAKLENIVSYMNDKNSADNAYIAFITGASRTADIERVLTIGVHGPVSLTCYIIEDL
- a CDS encoding ATP-binding protein — translated: MSIMTYFYFDKQSYDNLINNYNSKIINEFETGYNSIYKVFENTSKTLYSAYITNNEILEMLYKGMYLKKDEDKYRKLLETKFSSIYEELKKIGFTQIHFHTHDGYSFLRMHMPNKYGDYLADIRPLIKKITKEQKFISGYEVGAHEGGFRFIFPLFYNNIYIGSVETSVPIENYLQYLSNELKSRFTVIYHGEALKPIDKQLFKKKFRKISDNNDLYFDINLPNSILDKYALEIIKKDLYKGDAHIKPFAINFEEDKKMCSLIFIPLNGVDGHYIGHIVKHIDSPELRVIKRDFYYKIVSSSTIFIFVTAFIIFVILRNKKLSKEITLRKKVQNDLENINKKFEIVIKTSGQIIYDYNLDTGEIKGYGAIKETLGYSEEEFSSGIYANFKQFYHPEDIESVNKFINSIADKGSKGHITYRLKRKDGSFATFQDEATFVHFDTERHIFGVMKDITEKIAMEEHLKRAQQLEAIGILAGGIAHDFNNYLSGIYNYLEVLRLSCQDPKIDSITGKIIGSLSRAKSLTTQLLTFSKGGEPVIKIFNIKKLVENIADFALSGSSLKYTITSDDNLLCSLGDENQIGQVIENILINARQAVESNGEIKIELKNISNDEAVRFFHNTGLKNDNYVLITISDNGKGINEENLDKIFQPFFTTKSKGHGLGLSIAYNIIKKHNGDITVKSQPNEGTTFYIAIKATNEKCPKQDIKIEPKSDKKLNILIMDDEEEILDSLSQLINLLGYNTIRAKNGEEAIDIFKRYKEQGDKIDLCILDITIKGGMGGKETIEKLIEIDKNVKAIVSSGYSDDEVMAHPQKYGFYNSLQKPFKIEDITKILKDM
- the ldhH gene encoding L-lactate dehydrogenase (quinone) large subunit LdhH; translated protein: MKIKQEVKKKLNDKVLYTNLKNFASNYKVSRQNALTGLDFFKLRNDIYKSKDFSKEEIIALFEEFKQHVEKSGCTVLHAEDALTANKLITEICKKHNAEYIVKSKSMTSEEIKLNHYLEKQGLKPIETDLGEWILQIAGEHPSHMVMPAIHKTRQQVAKIFEKHTGEKINPDDIDKMVKIARKYLREYYFKAAVGITGANVAVASSGTIGIVTNEGNARLSSTVPPVHIVLVGYEKLVKNFSDAMKIIRLLPKSATGQNISTYVTWIKGSNPSFKSDTGNKHTYYIFLDNGRLSFFEHPFLKDALKCIRCGSCANVCPAYEMVGGHVFGDIYIGAIGLILTSMLHDEKKAKEILSLCIGCKACSFNCPAGIDLQSIISDLNVYMGKKYSVNPVKKFIYSAVMKNPAVFKTAMKTASFLQKPMLDETKENIKNIPYIPKEHNFRKLPSIKTKTFSELFTEKKFGEFKSSKKVFFYPGCAVEYFFPDMGVSMVEVLQKTGYQVDIPKAQVCCGLPAIHAGDGESGKKTILKNIKHMGNPDDYEAFLVLCPSCGMAIKEDFKKYTLDYIAEFKKSEKIGKKVMSFANFLKINNIRFQNEDDKKYTYHTPCHQGRGLGFVPEEFLKETFGENFIPLKDSDVCCGFGGSFSVDYPGISAGILDKKIENIINTKADCLLTDCPGCVMQIDGGLKQKGVNVKVKHLSEVLSNLKIQKK